The genomic interval CGTCGGCGCCGAGGCTCACGTACGACTCGGGGAACTCCGCGGGCATCGAACGCCACAGCTCGGAGTTGTCGGTGCGCAGCAGCAGGCGCTCGGTGCCGGCCGGCACGTCGAGCGAGTCGAGGTCGTCGGCACCGAGCGCGCTACCGCGGCCCGTCGCGTCGGCCACCCAGCAGGGGCCGATCAACACGTCGAGCGGCACGCGGTCGATGCCGGCGCCACCCTCGACGAAATGCACCGGAGGATCGACATGCGTGCCGGAATGGGTGCCGATGTGCAGCTCGCTGACGTTCGCGCCGTCGCCCGAGGCGATGCGCTGGTTCGGGAGCAGCTCCACGGAGGGGTTCCCCGGCCACGTCAGCAGCCCTGGCGAGATCGGGAGGGAGACGTCGATCCATCCAGTGTCCGTGGCGCCGCCGATGCTGCTCATGTGTGGTGCACCCCCGCCGGCCGGGAGCGCAGGTGCCAGTCGTGTGGCTCGATCAACGCGTCGGACTGCGCCGGGCCCCACGATCCCTGCTTGTAGAAGAAGAGCGGTGACGTCTGCTCGAGGATCGGGGTCACGATCTCCCACGCCCGCTCGACGCCGTCCTCCCGGGTGAACAGCGTATGGTCGCCGGTCATCGCGTCGTGCAGCAACCGCTCGTAAGCCTCGGCGAGCGCGTGCATGAACGACCGGTCGTAGTCGAAGTCCATCCGCACGGTTTGCAGCTCGTACCCAGGCCCGGGGATCTTCACCTGGAACGCGAGCGAGATGCCCTCGTCGGGTTGCACCCTGATCGTGAGGTGGTTCGACGGGATGTGATCGATCTCGAGCTCGCGGAACAGCACGTCGGGCGCCTGCCGCAGGTAGACCGCGATCTCGGTGTCGCGCTCCGGCAGCTTCTTGCCGTGGCGCAGGAAGAACGGCACCCCGTCCCAGCGCCAGTTGTCGATCCAGAGCTTCGCCGCGACGAAGGTCTCGGTCTGGCTCTTCGGGTCGACGCCTTCCTCCTTGCGGTACCCGTCGTACTGACCGCGCACGACGTCGCCGGGGTCGATCGGCCGCACGGCCTTCAGGAGCTTCACCTTCTCGTCGCGAAACGCCTCGGCCTCGAGCGAGCGCGGCGGTTCCATCGCGAGGAAGGCCATCACCTGCAGCATGTGGTTCTGCAGCAGATCCCGGATCGCTCCCGCGTGCTCGTAGTAGCCGGCCCGCCCTTCGACGCCGATCGACTCGGCCACCGTGATCTGCACGTGGTCGACGGCGTCGCGGTTCCACACGCGCTCCCAGATCGAGTTCGCGAAACGGAACACCACGAGGTTCTGCACCGTCTCCTTCCCGAGATAGTGATCGATGCGGAACAGCTGGTGCTCGTCGAAGGCCGTGTGGATCTCGGCCGAGAGCGCCTTTGCGGAGTCGAGGGAGTGCCCGAACGGCTTCTCCACCACGATGCGCGAGTTCGCGGTGTTCGCCCCGATCGACGCGAGACTCTTCACGATCGTCGGGAACGTCGACGGCGGCACGGCGAGGTAGAACAGGCGGCCGTCCTGCGCGCCGAGGTCGCGGTCGGCGTGCTCCAGCGCCTGCTTCAGACGACCCATCGCGGGCTCATCGTCGAAGGTGCCGGAGATGAACGAGAGCGAGTCGGCGAATCGCTTCCAGACATCCTCGTCGAGCGGCGTGCGCGAGTAGGTTTCGACCGACTCCCGGGCGTGTTGCCGGAACGTCTCGTCGTCCCAGGCGTCCATCGCGAAACCGATCACGCAGTGCCGTTCGGGGAGCAGACCCGCGACGGCCAGGTTGTACAGGGCCGGGATGACCTTCTTCTTCGCGAGGTCGCCGCTCGCGCCGAAGAGGACGACCGCCTGGGGGTTCGGTGGTCGCAGCGCCATGGTCAGTCCTCCTCTCGTTCGCGGAGCCGACGGTAGCGACCGATCAGGCCGAGCGTCGAGGGGTCGTGCGATCCCAGGGCAGGGTCCCCCTCGGCACGGAGCTCGGGTAGCACCTTCAGCGCCAGCGACTTCCCGAGCTCCACGCCCCACTGATCGAAGGAGTCGACGTGCCAGATCGTGCCCTTCGTGAAGACCTCGTGCTCGTAGGTCGCGATCAGCTGGCCGAGCGTCCGTGGGGTGAGCGCCGGCGCGAGGATCGTCGACGTGGGGTGGTTCCCGGCGAACGTGCGCGCCGACACCTGGTGGCCGGGCACGCCCTCGGCTTCGACCTGCTCGCGCGTCTTGCCGAACGCGAGCGCCTCCGTCTGCGCGATGAAGTTCGCCATCAGCAGGTCGTGGTGGCCGGGCACGGGGTCGGTCGGCCGCGCGAAGCCGATGAAGTCCGCGGGGACGAGCCGCGTGCCTTGGTGCAGGAGCTGGTAGTACGCGTGCTGGCCGTTCGTGCCGGGCGTGCCCCACACGATCTCGCCGGTGTCGTAGGTGACCGGGTCGCCGTCGAGGTCGACCGACTTGCCGTTCGATTCCATCTCGAGCTGCTGCAGGTAGTCGGCGAACGCCGACAGGTGGTGGCTGTACGGCAGGATCGCCTTCGTCTGCGCACGCATGAACGTCGCGTACCAGATCCCGAGCAGACCCATCAGCACCGGCACGTTCCGCTCGAACGGCATCGATCTGAAGTGCTCGTCGATCTCGTAGAACCCTTCGAGCATCTCGCGGAACGCGTCGGGACCGATCGCGATCATCAGCGAGAGGCCGATCGCGGAGTCCATCGAGTACCGGCCGCCGACCCAGTCCCAGAACCCGAACATGTTCGTGGGGTCGATGCCGAAGTCCTTCACCTTCATCTCTGCGGTCGAGACCGCAACGAAGTGGCGCTCGACAGCCTGGTCGTCGCCGAGCCCGGCGACCAGCCAGTCACGAGCGCTGCCCGCGTTCGTGAGCGTCTCGATCGTTCCGAACGTCTTCGACGAGACGATGAACAGCGTCGTCGCCGGGTCGAGGTCTCGCGTGGCCTCGGCGATGTCGGCGCCGTCGACGTTGGAGACGAAGCGGTAGGTCATCGAGCGGTCGGTGTCGTCGCGCAGCGCCTCAACCGCCATCTTGGGACCGAGGTCGCTGCCGCCGATGCCGATGTTCACCACAGCGCGGATCCGTTCGCCCGTGAAGCCCTTCCAGTCGCCGGATCGCACGCGCTCGGCGAACGCACCCATGCGATCCAGCACCTCGTGTACGTCGGACACCACGTCGCAGCCGTCGACCTCGATCCTGGCCTCTCGCGGGGCACGGAGGGCGACGTGCAGCACCGCGCGATCCTCGGTGACGTTGATCCGCTCGCCGGCGAACATCGCGTCGATGCGCTCGAGCAGGCCCGCACGCCCGGCGAGCGCCAGCAGGAGCTCGATCGTCTCGTCGGTCACGAGGTGCTTGGAGTAGTCGAGGAAGAGGTCGCCGGCCTCGGCCGACAGCCGCTCCGCCCGGTGAGGATCGTCGGCGAACAACCCACGCAGGTGCGCCGCCCGCATTACGTCGGCGTGGGCGGCGAGGGCCGCCCACTCAGGCGTGTCGGCGATCTTCACCCCGACGCCTTCTCGTC from Actinomycetota bacterium carries:
- a CDS encoding cyclase family protein → MSSIGGATDTGWIDVSLPISPGLLTWPGNPSVELLPNQRIASGDGANVSELHIGTHSGTHVDPPVHFVEGGAGIDRVPLDVLIGPCWVADATGRGSALGADDLDSLDVPAGTERLLLRTDNSELWRSMPAEFPESYVSLGADGARWCVDRGSRLVGIDFLGIEARGSEGHPTHVTLLSNDVVILEGLDLGDVEQGEYDLVVMPLRLVDGDGGPARAALRRRER
- the zwf gene encoding glucose-6-phosphate dehydrogenase, giving the protein MALRPPNPQAVVLFGASGDLAKKKVIPALYNLAVAGLLPERHCVIGFAMDAWDDETFRQHARESVETYSRTPLDEDVWKRFADSLSFISGTFDDEPAMGRLKQALEHADRDLGAQDGRLFYLAVPPSTFPTIVKSLASIGANTANSRIVVEKPFGHSLDSAKALSAEIHTAFDEHQLFRIDHYLGKETVQNLVVFRFANSIWERVWNRDAVDHVQITVAESIGVEGRAGYYEHAGAIRDLLQNHMLQVMAFLAMEPPRSLEAEAFRDEKVKLLKAVRPIDPGDVVRGQYDGYRKEEGVDPKSQTETFVAAKLWIDNWRWDGVPFFLRHGKKLPERDTEIAVYLRQAPDVLFRELEIDHIPSNHLTIRVQPDEGISLAFQVKIPGPGYELQTVRMDFDYDRSFMHALAEAYERLLHDAMTGDHTLFTREDGVERAWEIVTPILEQTSPLFFYKQGSWGPAQSDALIEPHDWHLRSRPAGVHHT
- the pgi gene encoding glucose-6-phosphate isomerase, whose product is MKIADTPEWAALAAHADVMRAAHLRGLFADDPHRAERLSAEAGDLFLDYSKHLVTDETIELLLALAGRAGLLERIDAMFAGERINVTEDRAVLHVALRAPREARIEVDGCDVVSDVHEVLDRMGAFAERVRSGDWKGFTGERIRAVVNIGIGGSDLGPKMAVEALRDDTDRSMTYRFVSNVDGADIAEATRDLDPATTLFIVSSKTFGTIETLTNAGSARDWLVAGLGDDQAVERHFVAVSTAEMKVKDFGIDPTNMFGFWDWVGGRYSMDSAIGLSLMIAIGPDAFREMLEGFYEIDEHFRSMPFERNVPVLMGLLGIWYATFMRAQTKAILPYSHHLSAFADYLQQLEMESNGKSVDLDGDPVTYDTGEIVWGTPGTNGQHAYYQLLHQGTRLVPADFIGFARPTDPVPGHHDLLMANFIAQTEALAFGKTREQVEAEGVPGHQVSARTFAGNHPTSTILAPALTPRTLGQLIATYEHEVFTKGTIWHVDSFDQWGVELGKSLALKVLPELRAEGDPALGSHDPSTLGLIGRYRRLREREED